Proteins found in one Elephas maximus indicus isolate mEleMax1 chromosome 11, mEleMax1 primary haplotype, whole genome shotgun sequence genomic segment:
- the C11H19orf33 gene encoding immortalization up-regulated protein, which produces MEFNLSAALESSSEKAEGEGQGGKPKQCPPQVHSPSEAGAAANPRHRHGSSSSDSSSSSSSDSDDEAKLHATGSQQQESTPGKPKKPKVKKAEKEKKGKKGKKAAPH; this is translated from the exons ATGGAGTTCAACCTGTCAGCAG CCCTGGAGTCCTCTTCCGAGAAAGCCGAGGGGGAAGGCCAGGGGGGGAAACCCAAACAATGTCCCCCACAAGTGCACAGCCCATCAGAGGCAGGAGCAGCGGCTAATCCCAGG CACCGCCACGGCAGCTCCTCCTCTGActccagcagcagcagctccagcGATTCAGACGACGAAGCGAAG CTCCATGCCACTGGGTCACAGCAGCAGGAAAGCACCCCAGGCAAGCCCAAGAAGCCCAAGGTGAAGAAGGcggagaaggagaagaaggggAAGAAGGGCAAGAAGGCGGCCCCTCACTGA